One Cotesia glomerata isolate CgM1 linkage group LG8, MPM_Cglom_v2.3, whole genome shotgun sequence genomic window carries:
- the LOC123270412 gene encoding ceramide glucosyltransferase-B encodes MSSMIYTLYGFAIFFIVFWLGMWCVHILALITARCKLHRKTAVPASYEVPLQGVSIIKPLMGVDSNLYNNLETFFTLDYPLYEILFCVEDKQDPVLVLIKKLMDKYPTVDARLFLGGCRVGVNPKINNMYPAYEAAKHELILISDSGIRMKEDTLLDMVRCMGDNVGLVHQLPFTYEQRQGFAAAYEKIYFGTVQSRMYLAADLLNINCHTGMSALIRKAPLDEVGGLKTFGVYLAEDFFYAKSLVDRGWKITVCSQPALQNSGQCELPLFQARLRRWAKLRVAMLPTTIILEPLSECLILGACASWAATVLFEWDSLVFYLIHILMWFMMDWTLLCVVQNSALPLNKLDFLFGWIMNETVRPYLFLQAVLDPLIQWRSRVYKLKWGGLAEEVKAKVKY; translated from the coding sequence ATGAGCTCTATGATCTACACCCTGTATGGGTTCGCGATATTCTTCATAGTTTTCTGGTTGGGAATGTGGTGCGTCCACATTTTAGCATTAATAACCGCGCGTTGCAAGCTCCATCGCAAAACTGCAGTTCCTGCAAGCTACGAAGTTCCTTTGCAAGGAGTTTCAATCATAAAACCTTTGATGGGAGTGGATTCTAACTTGTACAACAATTTGGAGACTTTCTTCACGCTGGATTATCCGttgtatgaaattttattttgcgtGGAGGACAAGCAGGACCCGGTTCTGGTTCTGATAAAGAAACTGATGGACAAGTACCCAACTGTGGACGCAAGGCTGTTCCTGGGTGGCTGTAGAGTTGGCGTGAATCCTAAGATCAACAACATGTACCCTGCTTATGAAGCTGCGAAGCATGAGCTGATTCTGATCAGCGATAGCGGGATCAGGATGAAGGAAGACACCTTGCTGGACATGGTCAGGTGCATGGGGGACAATGTAGGCTTGGTGCATCAGCTGCCCTTCACTTATGAGCAGCGGCAAGGGTTCGCTGCAGCTTATGAAAAGATCTACTTTGGAACTGTTCAATCCAGGATGTATCTAGCTGCTGATTTGTTGAACATCAATTGCCACACTGGGATGTCCGCGTTAATCAGAAAAGCTCCGCTGGATGAAGTTGGAGGCTTGAAGACTTTCGGGGTGTATTTAGCGGAAGATTTCTTCTATGCTAAGAGTTTAGTGGACCGCGGCTGGAAAATCACGGTCTGTTCTCAGCCTGCGCTGCAGAACAGTGGACAGTGTGAGCTGCCCTTGTTCCAGGCCAGGTTGAGACGCTGGGCCAAGCTCAGGGTTGCCATGCTGCCCACAACGATTATTCTAGAGCCGCTCAGTGAGTGCTTGATCCTTGGAGCTTGTGCTTCTTGGGCAGCTACAGTGCTTTTTGAGTGGGACTCTCTGGTGTTTTATCTTATTCATATTCTCATGTGGTTCATGATGGACTGGACGTTGTTGTGCGTGGTGCAAAACAGTGCGTTGCCGCTTAATAAACTTGACTTTTTGTTTGGGTGGATTATGAACGAAACTGTCAGGCCGTACTTGTTCCTACAAGCTGTTCTGGATCCGCTTATTCAGTGGAGGTCCAGGGTTTATAAGCTCAAGTGGGGAGGCCTTGCTGAAGAAGTTAAGGCTAAAGTTAAATATTAG